The genomic DNA AATAAATGGAAATATAGATAGTAGTTCTAATAGTCGTAAAAAGCAGAAATATAATGACAAGAATCGGAAAACTATACAATGCATTCCCTTCCGGGTCGCCGAAAAGCAATCCTAAAGTAACTCCTACGACCACCGTAAACAAAGTAAGAATTAAAGCCTTTTTATATTGTCCGTACCAAACCAGCAACATCGATAAAAACGAAAAGGATATGAGCATTACAAAACTAGGAAGATAAGTTACTTCATTGAAAAAAAAACAAAATGTAATTCCTGGAAGAACAAAGGTTACAACGTTAAAAACAAATAAATATAAAGCCCTTATTCTTAAAATAAAAGGTTCTTGTGAGTAAATACGTTGAAATCTTTTTAAAATCATATTTTTCAAAAGAATCATAAATTTCGCCATTCAAAGAACAAATGCGATTGTAAACCCTATTGCATCGAATTTCAAGTGAAGGAACTACTTAAAAAAATATCATCACAATAATTCTCTTACGGTTTTGTTTCAAATGATACGAATCATTCGACTGTAATTTTAAAAAAAAATCGAAAATTAATTTCAAGATTGATAGAGTATCTTATAAATCGATTTATTTGTTTCTATTGAAATCGTGAAAAGATTACTTTACCAAATTATTGTCCAAAATTCTGCGTTAAACAGTGGATTTATTCTTAAGATCTAGGCCCACCTTACAACATTTATACAGAAACCATTTTTCAAGATTCGCTAAAACCAAATATATTGTAGCTTCCAAAAAAGAAATATCCGTAAGATTTTTGGGAAAATCTATAAACATCAATTAAAATTCTAAAACGGCGACCAAACCATGATCGTTAAAAATTTCAAAATTTGCATGAATCTGCCTAGAAAGTATCTGAATTAAAGTAAAACCTATTGTGTTCGAATTTTTCCAACTCGTCGGAATTGTCATTCCTGTCCCGTTGTCTTTGACTGCTAATTTATAGAGGGAAACGTTTTTAGAAAAATGAATTTCTATATTAGGATCTTTAGATTCTTTAAACGCATGAGTCAGTGAGTTATTTAGAAGTTCGTTAAAAATCATTGCACAAGGAATTGCCGTTTCAATTGGCAAATTTATTTTTTCGGAATAATTTAGAATGGTTATCTTAGAATCTTTATGTTTGTTTTTAAGATTCTCTATAATTTTTTCAATTACATTAGAAAATTCTATACTATGATAGTTATCGGATTTATACAAATAGTTATGCACTTCTGACATTGCAAGAATCCGATTCTGAAATTCAAATAACACCCTTTGTAAATCGGCCCCGTCTTTATTGTGAAGAATGGCAAGACCACTTAACACTTGAAGATTATTTCTAACCCTATGATGAATTTCTTTGATTAGTTCGTCTTTCTCTTTAATATAAGAATTTAAAAGGTTTACAGTTAAAAAAGAAAGGAGCGTAAAAAGAATAAAACCTATAATAGAATCTACTGCAAAAACGCTGTTTAACTTATCCATCGAATTGAGTCTGTAAAAAAACAATAGAATCAATATAAACGAAAATAAAGAAA from Leptospira kirschneri serovar Cynopteri str. 3522 CT includes the following:
- a CDS encoding sensor histidine kinase, giving the protein MVFEKFKRIYAQESFILRVRALYLLLFNVVVFMFASLSFTFFFNEKEPTYRPSFILFIIASFLSIFLLWIGQFKKALFLTLFSVATGLAWALLFGNPVGNALSSLSILVILFLLFTDIRTTLYISLFSFILILLFFYRLNSMDKLNSVFAVDSIIGFILFTLLSFLTVNLLNSYIKEKDELIKEIHHRVRNNLQVLSGLAILHNKDGADLQRVLFEFQNRILAMSEVHNYLYKSDNYHSIEFSNVIEKIIENLKNKHKDSKITILNYSEKINLPIETAIPCAMIFNELLNNSLTHAFKESKDPNIEIHFSKNVSLYKLAVKDNGTGMTIPTSWKNSNTIGFTLIQILSRQIHANFEIFNDHGLVAVLEF